The sequence TATCAGTCAGTGTCTCTTGCTGCCGTACTAATTGCTCAGGGGAGAGAATTCCGCGCCACAGTGGATCAAGTCGGAGCCAGCTCTCCATTGTGGCTTCCGGTGATTCGCCGACTAGATGGTCAGCTAATAATAAATCGGCTTCTTCAATTTGGTGAGTCCCTTTCCACTGTTTATCGTGACTGGCTCGGATCTCTAATGTGCAACCCTGTGCCGCCAATACGGTTTTTAATTGTTCAGCGACGCTCTTAAGTTCCATTGGCGGCTGATAGGTCAGTATCAGATGGGCGGGTAGGGAGGGATTATCATCAGATGTAAACTGCGGAATTGGCCAGCCGGGCAGCATTTCATGGCTGGGGGTGATCACTTCGCGCCGAATCGACAACTCCTCTAAGATACCGGAAGTTTGTACCAACATCAGTAATTTGGCTGTTTGCTGAGGCGTCATCTTGCTGAGGTGCCGGTTGATGGCCAGATAGCAAAAGCCGAGACTCATACTGCGCTGGACGGGGCGGGCCAACGGGAAATCCTCTTCCTGACCAATGGTGATACGCACCGGGTGTTGACAACTGCCATCAGCAGACTGTGCCACAAGACTTGGCGTTATCCAGTATTCGATGATCTCCAGATAAGGGTGCTGCAAATGGTAAAACTCATGTTGCTCTAGCCGTACCAGATGTTGATCGAAGGTCGCTAACTTAAATGGACCCGCCCCGAGCAACGGATGCTCCGGGTGAAATAGTCGGCAGGGTAAGTCAGCTAATCGATGCGCCAACCAGTAATCAGACTTAATAAGGGTAAATTTCAAGCATAAAGCATGGGGGAGGGTGATAGCTGAAATATTGGCAAAACTGGGTTGGCTGCGCGGATTTTCCCGTAACAACGCCAGCGTTTGCAATAGGTGTTCTCCGCGAATATGTTCGCCGTTATGCCAACGCAACTGGCTGCGTAAGAAAAATTGCCAGGTTAAACCATCATCACTCACTTGCCAGTGATGGGCCAGATCCGGTTTTGGCTGTGGATCACCGGTGTTAAAGCGGGTCAGCCCCGCGTGCAAAGTATAAATCAGATGCTGCTCTGCCCGGCCAGTAACGATCATCGGATTTAGGGGTTCAAGTTCGCGGTAATAAGGAATACGTAGTATTGGGCTGTTTGCTTGCCATTGCCCCCCCATATGAGGGTTCAGTAACGTTTGCAGGCGTTCGGGTTCAAGCTGGGCCAAGGTGAGAGCAGCCTGATGGTCACCTTGTTCAAGGAATATTTTTAGGTAGGTTGCCCGTAGTGCATCAGGGCTTTTCAGGCATTGCAACTGCGCGCGTTTTCCTCGGCCAACTTGTGAATGCCAACTGAGCCAATCGTTCGCCTGTAGTTGCTGGATCAAGGTGCGGGCATGCCTTTCGCTGCAAAATAGCAAGCCTGCCAGTTCACCGACGGTTGTGGTTGCGGGCTGATCGCCAAACTTTTGATACAATCGTTGATATTGGGTAAGCCGGTGTATGATGCGCATAATTAAATCCGGAATAGTTTAAATTATTTGTTCACTATTAGTTCCGTAAATAGTACGCCATAATTTTACTCATACCATCAGTTTTACTCTCAGTGAGGTTTTGAATGTACCGTTTAGCCGCTTTTGATATGGATGGAACCTTACTGATGCGTGACCATAATATTGGCGGCGCGACATTAAATGCGTTGCATCAGTTAGTCGAGAGCGGGGTGATTCTGACGTTCGCGACAGGCCGGCACTATATTGATATGAAAGGGATTCTTTCTCATTCTGGGATTAACGGCTATTTGATTACCGGCAATGGCACGCGGGTCGCTGACTTGGATGGTGTGTCATTATATGGCATGGATTTACCGGCCGAGCTGGTGGAGTTTGTACTGCGAACCCCTTGGCAGACGAATGCCAGTATCCACTTATTCCGCGATGACGGCTGGTTCACTGATTGTAATGATCCCGCTCTGCTAACAGCCCATAAAACCAGTGGATTTCAGTTTCAACTCACCGCATTGGATGCACTACCACTGACCGGTAATCACAAGATCTGCTTTATTGCCTCACATCAAGAGCTAACCGAGCTTAAAACTCAGCTTGAACAGCAGATGGGCGGCCAAGCTGATTTCTGTTTCTCTGCTGCCGAATGTCTCGAAGTGCTACCTCGTGGTTGTAACAAAGGGGCGGCATTGGAACGACTAAGCCATCACCTTGATTTAACTCTGGCAGATTGCATGGCATTTGGTGATGCAATGAATGATAAAGAGATGCTGTCACGGGTGGGGCGCGGGTTGGTGATGGGAAATGCATTGCCGCAATTGAAACAAGAATTACCCCAGTTACAGGTCATTGGTCGCTGCGAGCAACAAGGTGTAGCGCACTATTTGCAACATTGGCTAAGTTCACCACACCTCACCTATTCCCCCGAATTCTGAGGTTTATACCCTGAGTTCTGATGTTACAACATCAATGACTTAGGGTATGGCTATTAGCCAGCCGGATAATCATCCGGTTTTTTTCTTCCTAAAAGGGGGCTGTTCAAGCCCCCTTGATCGGTAAATTACAGGTTATTTAGCTCATTGCGGAATGGGGTTAAATCGCCAATGTTAGCGCTCACCCACTGGGCATCATAATAGGTATCAAGATAGCGCTCGCCGCTGTCACAGAGTAATGTCACAATCGCCCCCGTTTTGCCCTGCTCGCGCATCTGTTTGGCTAATTGTAGTGCGCCCCAGACGTTAGTCCCCGTCGATGCCCCCACTTTCCGCCCCAGAATGCCCTCCAGCCAATGGATGGTTGCCACACTGGCGGCATCCGGTACGCGTAACATACTATCGATCACCTCGGGAATAAATGAAGGTTCAGCCCGTGGGCGGCCTATCCCTTCAATGCGGCTACCACAACTGCCAGTGACTGTGCGATCACGGTTGCAGAAACAGTCATAAAATACCGAGTTTTCCGGATCGACAACCACCAGTTGGGTATCATGTCCTTGATAGCGGATATAGCGCCCTAATGTGGCGGAAGTCCCGCCCGTACCTGCGCTCATCACAATGTAGTTAGGGACAGGAAAAGGTTCGCGAGCCATCTGGCGGAAGATACTGTCGGCAATATTATTATTGCCGCGCCAGTCTGTTGCTCGTTCCGCATAAGTGAACTGATCCATGTAGTGGCCGTTCAGTTCACGCGCTAATTGCTCTGATGCCGCATAGATTTGCCCTGCATGGTCAACAAAATGGCAGCGACCTCCATAGAAAGTGATTTGTTCAACTTTTCGCCTCGCGGTGCAACTCGGCATGACTGCAATAAAGGGCAAGCCAATCAGGCGAGCAAAATAGGCTTCAGATACCGCAGTGCTGCCTGAGGAGGCTTCAATTATTGTGGTTCCTTCGGTAATCCAGCCGTTACATAAGCCATAGAGGAACAACGAGCGGGCCAAACGGTGCTTTAAGCTGCCGGTAGGATGGGTGCTCTCATCTTTCAAATAGAGATAAATGCCGGGAAAAGCAGGCAGATTTAGGCGGATCAGGTGGGTATCAGCGGAGCGTTGAAAATCAGCTTCTATTTCACTGATAGCATTTTTTACCCAGATGTTGGTCATTTGGTGGCCTGCGATATAAATAGTAATCTAATGATTGCTATATTATCGGTTATCAAAGAAAAAAACGTTGCCATTTTTGCTTCTTTATCGCCAAATGGTAGAAAATTATTCTATGGATAATGGTTATGTTAGATAAAACAGACCGCAAGCTACTCTGTATGTTGCAAAAAGATTGCACGCAATCACTGCAAGTCTTGGCTGAGGCAGTCAATTTGACCTCCACGCCCTGCTGGAAACGTCTAAAGCGCCTTGAGGATGAGGGGTTTATTCGTGGGCGAGTGGCGTTACTGGACAGTGAAAAGTTAGGATTAGGGTTGACGGCATTTGTGCTGATCAAGACGCAGCAGCATAATAGCGATTGGTATCAGGCATTCGTCGAGTTCACCAAGAAAATGCCTGAGGTACTGGCGTTCTATCGTATGGCGGGTGAATATGATTATCTGATGCAGGTCGAAGTTGCCGATATGAAAAGTTACGACAGTTTTTACAAACGTATGGTTAATGGTGTGCCGGGATTGATTGATGTGACCTCGAGCTTTGCGATGGAAAAAATCAAATACACAACAATGTTGCCTGTTCCAGAGTAAAAAAGTTTTTTTGAGTAAAAATCATTTTAATGAGGGTATCCTTCTCCCTTATTGATTACGTATAGCAAGAAGCATATTGATGCTATTCAGTGTCAGACCATGGAATAAAACTGCGTGAGATTGTTTGCACAATTAGGCTGGTATTTCCGCCGAGAGTGGCGTCGCTATGTGGGTGCGGTGTTGCTGCTGATCATTATTGCTATCCTGCAATTATTGCCGCCTAAGTTGGTCGGGGTGATTGTGGATGGCATCAGTACAAAGCAGATGTCGACCGACATGCTGCTGGTGTGGATCGCGGTGATGCTGGTGACGGCAATCGTGGTCTACCTGCTGCGCTATGTCTGGCGCGTTTTACTCTTCGGCGCATCCTATCAATTGGCAGTGGAGTTGCGGTCAAACTTTTATCGCCAACTCAGCCGCCAGGCCCCCGGTTTTTACTTACGTCACCGCACCGGTGATTTAATGGCGCGCGCCACAAATGATGTCGATCGCGTGGTTTTTGCCGCAGGCGAGGGCGTTTTGACATTAGTGGATTCGCTGGTGATGGGGTGCGCTGTGCTGATTGTGATGAGCACCCAAATTAGCTGGCAACTGACGCTATTATCACTGTTACCCATGCCGGTGATGGCAATAGTGATCAAATATTATGGCGACCAACTGCATCAGCGCTTTAAATCGGCGCAGGGCGCATTTTCTAACCTTAATAATCAGGCGCAAGAAAGTCTGACCAGCATCCGCATGATTAAAGCCTTTGGTCTGGAAGATAATCAATCGCAGCAATTTGCGCAGGTCGCCGCCGAAGCGGGGGCGAAGAATATGTATGTCGCACGTATTGACGCCCGTTTTGATCCCACCATTTATATTGCTATCGGCATCGCTAATTTATTAGCTATCGGCGGGGGT comes from Yersinia mollaretii ATCC 43969 and encodes:
- a CDS encoding SgrR family transcriptional regulator — translated: MRIIHRLTQYQRLYQKFGDQPATTTVGELAGLLFCSERHARTLIQQLQANDWLSWHSQVGRGKRAQLQCLKSPDALRATYLKIFLEQGDHQAALTLAQLEPERLQTLLNPHMGGQWQANSPILRIPYYRELEPLNPMIVTGRAEQHLIYTLHAGLTRFNTGDPQPKPDLAHHWQVSDDGLTWQFFLRSQLRWHNGEHIRGEHLLQTLALLRENPRSQPSFANISAITLPHALCLKFTLIKSDYWLAHRLADLPCRLFHPEHPLLGAGPFKLATFDQHLVRLEQHEFYHLQHPYLEIIEYWITPSLVAQSADGSCQHPVRITIGQEEDFPLARPVQRSMSLGFCYLAINRHLSKMTPQQTAKLLMLVQTSGILEELSIRREVITPSHEMLPGWPIPQFTSDDNPSLPAHLILTYQPPMELKSVAEQLKTVLAAQGCTLEIRASHDKQWKGTHQIEEADLLLADHLVGESPEATMESWLRLDPLWRGILSPEQLVRQQETLTDIQQIELAPERFRQLQAYYNDLMLSGLILPLFNYQYQVNAPPRINGVTLTAYGWFDFSQAWLPPTTT
- the cof gene encoding HMP-PP phosphatase; protein product: MYRLAAFDMDGTLLMRDHNIGGATLNALHQLVESGVILTFATGRHYIDMKGILSHSGINGYLITGNGTRVADLDGVSLYGMDLPAELVEFVLRTPWQTNASIHLFRDDGWFTDCNDPALLTAHKTSGFQFQLTALDALPLTGNHKICFIASHQELTELKTQLEQQMGGQADFCFSAAECLEVLPRGCNKGAALERLSHHLDLTLADCMAFGDAMNDKEMLSRVGRGLVMGNALPQLKQELPQLQVIGRCEQQGVAHYLQHWLSSPHLTYSPEF
- a CDS encoding PLP-dependent cysteine synthase family protein, with product MTNIWVKNAISEIEADFQRSADTHLIRLNLPAFPGIYLYLKDESTHPTGSLKHRLARSLFLYGLCNGWITEGTTIIEASSGSTAVSEAYFARLIGLPFIAVMPSCTARRKVEQITFYGGRCHFVDHAGQIYAASEQLARELNGHYMDQFTYAERATDWRGNNNIADSIFRQMAREPFPVPNYIVMSAGTGGTSATLGRYIRYQGHDTQLVVVDPENSVFYDCFCNRDRTVTGSCGSRIEGIGRPRAEPSFIPEVIDSMLRVPDAASVATIHWLEGILGRKVGASTGTNVWGALQLAKQMREQGKTGAIVTLLCDSGERYLDTYYDAQWVSANIGDLTPFRNELNNL
- a CDS encoding Lrp/AsnC family transcriptional regulator, producing the protein MLDKTDRKLLCMLQKDCTQSLQVLAEAVNLTSTPCWKRLKRLEDEGFIRGRVALLDSEKLGLGLTAFVLIKTQQHNSDWYQAFVEFTKKMPEVLAFYRMAGEYDYLMQVEVADMKSYDSFYKRMVNGVPGLIDVTSSFAMEKIKYTTMLPVPE